AAAGCTTCACAGAAAAAGTAAGAGGCTAAAAATCTTAACATGTTCTTGCATGAGGCCTGATATCTAAGTAAGACTAGTGTGCATTCCCTGGTCTACCTTTGTGTATTAGGttactttttacattaaaaGTTCCCAATGTGAGAGAAGTTTACCCTGTTCTTGCTCAGGTCACTTCAGTTGGTCAGCAGCTGGATGATTGACAGTCAGGGGGGAGAATATGTGAAAGGGCGGGAGTGAAGCTGATGACAGTTCTCATCATGCGCTCTCAAAGGCACCAGTCTTCTGATGTGAACTTTAGCCTCTGTATTATCTTGATCCCTGATGTGCAGCCTGGTTCACATACTAGAGCTCACTCAGCTCTGTGACATACactcccctcctcttcatcattttCAAAACTAAGAGTCTTCCTGTCAAGGCTCTGGTCCCTCTGGGTCTCCCCGTTCTCTACACTGACCCAAACTCGGCCATCCAGGCTTCGTATTTTTCCAGGTCGGCGGCAGAGACCGACTTGGAGATCTTCTTGAGCGTGAGGGTGAAATCCTCCATGGTAACAGGCATCTGCAGCTCGTCTTTGGACAGAGCTCGGATCTCCTCGGGGCTCAGGCCTTGGATTCGACGACGCATTGCCATCATGGATGCATCCCTGGCAGGAGTACAGACGGGAAGGGGGAAAAACAACTCATCACATGAGCAACATATTCATTTGAACAGAAATCTACCCCCAAAAAACACTTCATAGAGTATTACAGCTGTTTTGAATTCCACATTTTTCTCCTGTCAAAAGGGATGGAGTGTAGGCTGTTTTTAAATCCTGCAAGCTACAggatgtgtgtgcgtgataTACACACACGTCTAAGGTCAAAAGAACAATGCAAGCCAGAGATGAGCAGAGACAACTTGGGCAACATAAAAAATACCTGCCAGTCTCAGCATAGCTGCTGTGGAAAAGCTAAGAGCAGGATGgtaaggaaaaaaatgaaaaaactaacacaattattaaattattaatgtcaACACTACAGCACATATTCACTGCTATCTTCTATGGTGTATGTCATGAAACGTGTGACAGTAATTACTCTACTTGCTCTAcaggtctgagtgtgtgtaagtgtgtgcatgtatgtgcacgcgtgcgtgtgtgtgtgtgtgtgtgagccaaaGTAGCCAAAACAATCCTGCATCTGTTTGCAGGgacagctgcagcactgatggGAACGGACGACAACAAGAAGCCAAGCATGACCAGACGATCTGATGATTTTGTAATTACTCTTTGTATCACAAAATAAATTACCTCGCCCAAATCCTGCCATGCTCACATCTCATTTGTTCACTGGCTGATGCTATGCAACTCTTAAGTGACCACCTTTTTCCTCACGTACAAGAGCAAATGGCCTTGCATTTTCAAACAGTGGTTGCCCTTGACTGGGGAAAAAACCTGAGGAGGTGTAAGACGCTGAACTAACAGTATAAACCTAATGTCCAAGGTGTTCCAGACTACAGCTTACAccataacattttttttgaaCATGTATGCAGTTGAGATAAAGACCAAGAAACAGAAACCTGGTTAAAGATAAGCAAcctattatgtttttttctgtgaatctGCATGCCTTTTTCCTTGAATATTTCCTACATCTAATTAAACACTACTATCACTACACCAGCCCCCTGAGTTTAACAgtgttgatattttcatttctgtaacATACTGTAGGTCAGAAAATCTTTGCGTCTTTTTACTGAGCAGACTGTCCTTACACAAGCAAGTGATGCCAGCGAGCTGACATGCCTATAGTGATTCAGGTTTACAGCCAAATGCCAGCACTCACTCATAAAGACACATaacctgtctgtttctctctcatgcacaaacacacacacacacacacacacacactctctatgGCTGTTCCTgtttcaaaatgatttaaatggcTGTTACACAGTGCAGTGAAGTTTTACGCACTCAAATTAGAATACAGTCTGTATAACTGCTGTACTCACACTTGTGTCTCTTGACATTTAATTTTGTACACTTGACTGTATTTCCActggtgattttaaaaaatccaacaGCGATGGGAGAAAAATCCAGTCTTCAGTGCTGCCATTTAATGTATCAAAGGATgatcagtgaaataaaagaataCGACAACATTTTCCTGAAAGCCATACAGACTCACGACCGCTAAGATGTGACGGCATAATTTAGAGGGCAATCTCTATGTAGCTGAGCAGTTTTATTTACTATTTGAGTAAAAATCCATTtattaaaaaagcaaacatgcacatactgaATCTTACTGAACCGTATTCCCCTTGTTCTCAAGAGTCAGACCAGGTTTTTCGGTTGTCTTCCTCTCCGTATCTCTGACTCTAGTCATAATGTGCTGAAAATCATTTTACACAACCTAAGTGTGTCTGTATAAGtgctattttgttttttgaaaaaacatgTCGTCgtctattacattttttaatgactAATTTCTCCAATAATGATGCCTGGTGATTTAAATAGTTTTACATGGTTAAAGTTACATCTCTGCGAATGTAATGTGCAAACTCACAACATAATTACAATGTTATTGTATTGAtttagacagacacagacagacagacagacagacagacagatacacacacacacacacacacacacctgcagacgTTGGTGATGTCTGCTCCGGAGTAGCCCTCAATCTTCTCAGCAATGAGGTCCAGGTCCACGTCATCggccacctccacctccctcagGTTGATCTTTAGAAGCTCTACACGAcccacagctacacacacagcattattACAGTTATTGGATGACACATCTGAACATCAGTTTTGGAGGAATGGATATTTGTGTGCTATAAATACATTAGGTGAGTAAGTAAAACACTTCTGACTCCTCAGTAAGTGTGAATCAGTATTAATCAGTCTTGTCTTAGCTTCACTGTTTTGGAATGTTGTGTGAAGCCTGTGATGGGGTCACCTGTGGGCAGGGGGATGTAGATCCGCTTCTCCAGACGTCGTCTTAACGCCTCGTCAATGTCCCAGGGAAAGTTGGTGGCAGCGAGGACCATGACCATCTTAGAGGGGTCATCATTCTCCAGGGCTCCCCCCACACCTGGTTGCAGAATTCATGTGACTTATGATCTTGGAATCTCTCTAGGGCCTACCTAACTGAAATGATCTTAGTTTAATACTGGGCTTTCCATGGTTCAACAGATGGAGTATGACAACACATTCATTAACAAAGGAAAAACATTACTGCATCTGTGTTGGACTGGtcttgacttgatttttttttctttaattaactCTTCATTAGAAATCCCTTCATAGCTTCACCTCCCCATGACTCTGTTCCACTCACCATCCATCTGAACCAGAAGTTCTGATTTGACCCTACGGCTGGCTTCATGTTCATCTGATGTTCCTCTCCTGCCACAGATGGAGTCAATCTCGTCTATGAATATGGTTGTTGGTGCATAAAACCGGGCCTGAGAAAaatcaagttttaaaaatgtaaacattttttcctctgccaTATGACAAAATATTTCTATCTTTAGTTTGATATTTGTTTTGCGTTATAGACCTGCAATTTTACATAGCATCTCATTATGTCTCATTCACCCTCCCACCTGTACACACCAATGGCAGCACGCTACAATCTGACACACCCTGGCATGTGGAGACAGTTGGGGATTGAACCACCAAAACTATGTAATTATAACCCACTCGACTCTACCTGTCATATACCCATATCTACATATTCTTACCATTTCGAACAGCAGACGCACAAGTTTTTCAGACTCGCCCCTGTATTTGGAGGTAAGGGTGGAGGAAGACACATTGAAGAAAGTAGTCCCACACTCTGTGGCCACAGCTTTGGCTAACATGGTCTTCCCTGTCCCCGGGGGGCCGACCATTAACACACCCTGAAACAAACATGCTGTTGTTAAACCTAAGACACATAAACAAATGTACACAGACAGAGTCACAGAAACAGGCAGTAGGATTACCTAGGTTAACATAATTCTGGCAGACATGTCAAACTATCTCCTGCTGCAATCAGAAAACTCCATATTCACTTCAGCACATATGCAATCATCAATATATGTGAGGAGTAGCAGGACTGatgaatgtgtatgtatttacaATATAGAGAGCGAGTCACATTTGCAATACAAGTGTCACTCCtgatataaacaataaaattgGGCAACTTTTCTATCAGTTTCTGCAGCTAAAAGCTCACGATAATGACTTGTCGCCAGTTTCCGCATAAAAACTAACTGTCAAGTTGTACTGCTGTGCTTCAATTATGTCCCTAATGCAGCCATCATCATTTGTCCTTAATACCATTCCTGCAAAAttgggagagaaaaaagtgcACTGCAAAGAAAGTGGTTGTGTCTACTGGTCTGTAAGCACAACAAACAGTGCCTCCATGAATCGGCTCTGATTCATTGCTAATTTATGGAAGCCTGAGCGGGCACTCATGACAAAAGCAAcactgatttgttgttttgctggtgtgtttacacacatttcatttaaatgtcagtaaTATTAAACAAAATTGCCATCCCTGCCATCCATGACGCAAATCTCTCCTGTTAACATTAGTCAGACATCCCTGACGCTCTGACATTTCTCTATCTGGTTTGTATGCGTTGCTATGGAGATTACATTTAATCTATTTGTAGTCCCTGCTGCCTCAGATGCCATACACTAGTGTATCTTATATTCTCAGCAGAATGAGGCAGACAGATTttcaatgttttaaaaaaatgataaagatGGGATTTATCAgaacctcagcagcagcaggtgggaGTGGGAGGGCGCACATGTGGTAACCAAGCAGTTCAGACCTCTATACTAAATGTCAGCTATAATGAAATAGATACCTCCAGCCTACCTGTGTGCTGATAAAACAATCATTAActaaaaatgtcttcatgtcttaTAATTTATGTATTAATCCTTCATTTTACTACACTTTCAGTTATCTGAAAAAGGGGCTCTGCACCAACTGAGTCAGGAGTTGAATTATGCATGCATATGTCAGACAAATGGAAagcactgtgctgctgcaaaaAGCGGTAAAAGTATTGACCCTCACATGGCAGGCCTGAGGGGAAGAGGCCTCACATGACTAAGTTCAACTCAGGCTGGTACAGAGAAAAACACCCTGACTGGTCATTTAGTCATGTAGAGGAAAGACGTCAGTGATGTGAACATATGAGAGAAttaaagttgtgtttgtattttagcAAAAGAACAGCAAAGTTTGACAACCTCGTAAAAGCAGGTTACACCAAACTAGCTAGTTATGAAATAGAGCTAAGATAGACCTTAAAATGTACACCTCCCTGGGCAGGTGTGAGTCATTCCTTATTAACTGTTGTCATAGAAACGGTTAGAAAGATGTGAGCTGATAGAAGAGCCagaggaaatgttgttttttcaatATTTGGACCAGAGGAGGGAACAACTGTAATTTTATGCTGCTGTCACTTGGTTGCTTGCAACAGAAACGCAAACGTGTGACACCGCCATCCTCATCTCAGTAGAGAAAACATAAACTACAGCAGAAACGATTGATAAATGatctttaaattattaataCAGCAATGCACATATATTGGCTAGTTCAAACATGATTGCATTTATTTAAGTGTTGCCTTTACACGTCAGCAAGTACGTGGGTTTCAAATTTAACTTTGAGCACAGCAAAACATGAGATGCTCTCTGTCCAAACATGTCCCTCTGCTGATCTATATGATTTCTGAGTATGTAAGCAAGCacgtgtgtttgtatgtatgtgcgtgtgtgtgtgtgtgtgtgtgtgtgtaccttccACGGGCGACGAATGCCCTTAAAAAAGTCAGGCATCCACATGGGTAACACCACTGCTTCTCTCAGCAGCTTCTTAGCATCTTCCAGATCAGCAATGTCATCCCTACGGTTCATCAAGAGAATTCAGTCAGCAGGGCTGAAAAAAACCACAGCCCCCTGCAGCAAAAAGTGTAAAAGAAGTATATAAGAATCTGTGTGGATGCAACCATTACCAGTGTATGTTAGGGTTGCGGGACACGATATCTCTCTCCAGTGAGTCCACCAGGTCACTGTCGTATCCTGTGCCATCAAACTTCTTCTGCTCTACATCCCCTGGTGCGTCTCCAACCCCTTTCTTTCCctgataagaaaaataaatacggaaaaaaaacaaaaaaatggtATTTTCAGGGACAGACTGATTCGTCTGAGCCTCACCCATCCATCTTTCCACCCACTCAACCACCAGTCGTCAACTGCAGTCTGACCTTATCGTCTTTGGCCTTTGTGCCACGGGCGTCTCTGAATCCCGGCCTGTCTGGTTTCGCACTGGCCTGACCACGGCCTCCTGGCCCTGCCCCTCGATGCTGCAGACCTGGGGAgtccttcctctgctgcttcactgcgCTGTTGGGACGCTTCACTGcaacaggattcctacagagacacacacacacacacaggattaaAACGATACACATATGGGTAATAGTGGGATACACCAAAGATAATTTGCAATGGgagtaatagtagtaataaaGTGTGCCAAATTTCCCATTTACTTTAAACTAGCTCTGCTCTGTGGTGGCAAAGCTTGTTATGTCCACCTTAATGAACACAGTAAAAGAAATCCAGCATGGTGAGTCACATTGTACTGGTGGAGATGAAACAGATTATGCAAACCAGGTGTCTTTGTACTTCAAAGTGCTTCCGCAGAGAGCTATTTTGTCACTCAGACTATCTGGGTTGTATCAATAATAATCAGTTCTGCCAGAAACTAGATAGCCACACAGAAACCACACTGaaattgaaatttgaaatttaaataaataaaattcaaaaaaatACCCATACACTGCAGTCTCGTTCACTGTTTAATTTCATCCAAATAGAATAAAAGAACTGGCAATGAGACAGCAATAtgcaggggtttttttttttcagcttagTCTTATGCAGAATTTAtggatgtgcatgtgtttctctGAGATTAGCTGACTGAAACTATTGTCTGTCAAAGGGTTTGAAATGTATGCGGCAATAAATATGTTAGTATAAGcattagtaaaaaaaaacatgacatccTGATCTTTCATTTAGcctaaatgtatttataaatatCACATAGAGCGTAAGAATCAGTGGGCCTCAGACACtggaatttatttaaaaactggtGGTGTAGGAGTTTAGACAGGTTGGTGGACCCTGAATAAAGCACACAAAAGCTTTGGCTCATGGATGTaacttctacacacacacacattcacacacacacacacacacacacctgtgttcGGCAGGGATGGGAGGGGGCCAAACTGCCGGATCCTCAGGTCTCTCATCAGGTTGAGGTGCAAGGATGTCGACTGGCTTCTCTGACTTAAAGCTCTCGAGCGTTCCCATGATGCCTTTCACCTGCTCATACTCCTCAGTGAGTTCCTGCCTGACCTGAtcacaaacagaggaagaagagtaTTACCTCGGGGCTGCGTCATGGTTGATGGCCAAATTAGATATAAAACCTGCTAATGCTATCTTGTTGCAAGTCAAACCTTCACCATGATGGAAGCAAACAAGTCATGCAGTGTATGGCctctttcagaataaaataaattgcATTACTGGGTTAtaattactgatgcattaatgtgtaggCATCACTAATGTTGTAGATTGTAAGGGTGGAACTAATATTACCTACTTTATATACTACTGGTGgctttatttataataatacaTGAGTTTATTGGTTGATTATGTTTCAAATCATCAAGTTGTACTTGTAAAGTCAAGAGTAACTAaagctataaaaataaatgtaatagaGTAGAGTACAATATTggcctctgagctgcagtggagTAGAAGGAGAGTGGAGTAAAGTATTAGAGAGtagaaatactcaaataaagtacaagtaccatAAAACTTTACTGAAGTACAATACTTGAGCAAATGTTAAATTCCACCACTGGTTCCCAGGCATTTGTAATGCTGAGCTACAGTCCCTGGGCTCCCCTGACTGGTGTAAGAACATGATGCCATCAGGGATTGGGAGAACTCACCTGTTGCCATTTGACTTTAAGTGCGGGATCTCTGAGGGACTGACAATGCTTGTGGATCTGTTGAATGACGCCCTGGTAGTACACAATGGAGGAGTCATAGTTTCCAAGCAAAGCATACTCACGGCCCTTCTTGGCATTGTCACATATCTCTGCCAAATTCATGCTGAATAATAGCTATatggtgagagaaaaacaacgTATTACTTTGACTGGACTGATGATGTTAGCCAAATGTTGGTTGGTTtgcatatttgtgtatttttattagCACTTCATAATAAGTACATCACATTTATGAGGGATTTAAATCATATAAATTGTACAACTTAAATAACACTGGTTACCTAacagcatacagtatgtctacCTTTAATTCAGCACCTAGATCTCTACCCTCCACACCTCCCCatcccaaaaaacaaaaaccacaacacaagCACAAAAGTCACAATAAAGCTAGTAACACTCAGTCTCAACATTTAAAAGCACATAATAAACActtcaacacaaacagcctCACAACACCCTAACTGGACTCAGAGACTTGTTTTAACAGGTTTCTACATGTCTAAGAACTGGTTCAATCTGATGTCAGATATATACCATAACAttcagaatttttttaaaaccacatcagCACATCATGGCTTTTGTCCCTGATTCATATCCTGCCGCATACCAACATATTCTCAAATTTTACTTGCAGAATGATCTAAACctaagacacagacaaaaaagtAAGTCACAAATCTTGGATGTGACGTTGTACCGGAAATATAACCTTAGGACGAGTGCAATAGACATGAAAACATATTGCTCTCCCCGTGTTACAGCATTTACAAAACCACATTGTAAATCCTAGTTAACACAGGATGGTGCAGCTCCATGCCAGATATAATGAAGCTGCTAAACCCAGGCAAAGCGTGGTAGTTAAGCTAGCTGATTTCAGGGAGTGATTTCACCGCACGGTTAAATCAAACCATTATTTCAATTAGCTTCTGTTGTCTGCACCCTCCTGTCATTTTACCGACGTTAGCTTTTGCTAGCTTGCTGCTAGGCCACGGACCACACAGTCCAtgccacagacagacaacaaaaacGAATCGTGTGGCAATAAATAACGTAAACGCGACTTAATCCTCCCTGGGTGTGTTAAATATGCAGCTAGACAAAAACAACCGGCCAACAACCTAAATTATATTCTCTATCTACATATCCAGCGTGACAATAATACTCATACCTGCATGAAAAGcacctgtttgtgttgtttgcttgAGTCAGAGGTCCGGTAATGAGCAAAGTGTTACCATGGCCGCAGAGAGACGCCGTGTGAAGAATACAGACGGGTCGGTTACTGTGCCGCGTTCACGGACTTCTTGTAAGCTGGTAAACATGTCATGTCCACCCTGATAACAAGTACTCGTCAATCACAGCAAACTGAGAGTGGGTATTGCATTGAAAGCCACGCTGTTTGTTTTGATGGTTACGGTAGATAATTTGATCTCGTTTCGAAAGGGGAAAAATGATCTGtgtttcacaaaataaatagaaCAACCGTTGTTGAAACATAATTTTAACAAGGAACGTTGATAGTTTACACGGTTTCATAAAACATATCATCAGACCGATGGCTATGCACAAATTGACCACTGGTTGGcggtaaaacacaaaaattaaaactaaCACAGATCAACTGTCCTGTTGAAGATACTATTTATTAGGcattattcaattaaaaaaacagaataaccaatattataaatattacataTGCATTTTTAATTGATTAGCCTTAAATAAGTATAAGTAAATAGCAATTTGAAAGAGCATAATGTAAGCTACACTTCAGAAAAATAATTCTAATGCCATTACTAGTactataataaaaacaaatcaattcaAATGCATCTCTTGGTGCAAAAATTCTGCATAGTGTTGAAATCTGTCAACAAAACTGAGACACACAATGATTTCTAAAATTGCATGTGTTGATAACTCAGCATTAGCAAGTGCACAGATGAATCACAGCAGCTGTACTCTGTACTTACTGAAGAAATAACTTGTTTTCCATTAGATGACAGAAAGAAATACATTTGGAAATGTGGTGTGCCACTTCAATGAGCAATGCTGACCAACGCAGCTGCCTAAGATGGCAGAAAGTACTCATTACACCAGACAAACACCAGAactcaaaatgaaaattataCGGATAAAACCACTTTTATTTGATATGCAGCTTTACACAGTCACAAATCTCCATACTGCTGCCATTATTGTACACATGCAACAAAAGTATCAGTCAGATGTGATTCTTTTCCCTCACAACATAAATACCTTGCAGCATAGATGAATTACAAGATCTGCTGAGTTCCTGTTTACTCATGCATTTCAAGTGAACTGTGTAGATTAGCATTTTGTCCCAAAAGACAGCTACATTTTGTCATTAGTGTTCTTGGTCTGAAGTGATTTGTGGTTGGTTTGAGAAGGCAAATGGGCTGATGCAAAGCTGGTTATGTTCATCACTGTATTTGAGAAATACGTATTTAATAACAGCATCAAAACTCATGCTGTAGTTatgcttccttttttttttaaacaaacaaaagaagaacTCAAAATATCACTGTAAGACATTTCATAAAGAAAGTGCAGTTTTCTTCACAGTTGCAATTTACCTCATTGGTCCCTTTACGAACACTGAAATCTATTTTTTCCTTATCACTGTCTGCATTGAATTCTGTATATAAGTTATAGTGCTGCTAGACGGCTGATTGCATATTATTTGTCTATGTACTgcaatgcttttcttttttttactcaaagtgATTTTATGTGCAGGTTGAGCTGCAAACACTTGTCATAACTCCATATTCATTCATGCATTTCATTGAAATGTTGATTTAATATTGTGCAAACTTAAATTATATGTACACTATTGCCCATACTGTTACCTGCTGTGCCTTACAGTAGGAAGGGGAAAGTGTAAAAATCATAGAAAGCTTCTGACCTTTCTATCTTATTATCATTAGAGGCCTTTCTGAATTCAGTCTTGTTTGGTAGCTTGGTTCAACACTGCTTTCTTCAGCATCATAATATTGTTCCTGAAGGCTGTAGTGCCCTTTGTTCACGCTCTGAATACATCCTTACAGGATAAAGGTGACCTCAGCATTGACAAGTTGCTGCTTCCTGCTCTCTCTGGTTCCACAGATGCCTTACATTGCACTCACTCAGCTGCTTCAGTCTCAGAGGTTTGTGGCTCTTCAGCCTATAAGCTATAGTCAGAAAGATAGCATCAACATGTTCCTTCTCG
This genomic window from Lates calcarifer isolate ASB-BC8 linkage group LG1, TLL_Latcal_v3, whole genome shotgun sequence contains:
- the katnal1 gene encoding katanin p60 ATPase-containing subunit A-like 1 isoform X2; this translates as MNLAEICDNAKKGREYALLGNYDSSIVYYQGVIQQIHKHCQSLRDPALKVKWQQVRQELTEEYEQVKGIMGTLESFKSEKPVDILAPQPDERPEDPAVWPPPIPAEHRNPVAVKRPNSAVKQQRKDSPGLQHRGAGPGGRGQASAKPDRPGFRDARGTKAKDDKGKKGVGDAPGDVEQKKFDGTGYDSDLVDSLERDIVSRNPNIHWDDIADLEDAKKLLREAVVLPMWMPDFFKGIRRPWKGVLMVGPPGTGKTMLAKAVATECGTTFFNVSSSTLTSKYRGESEKLVRLLFEMARFYAPTTIFIDEIDSICGRRGTSDEHEASRRVKSELLVQMDGVGGALENDDPSKMVMVLAATNFPWDIDEALRRRLEKRIYIPLPTAVGRVELLKINLREVEVADDVDLDLIAEKIEGYSGADITNVCRDASMMAMRRRIQGLSPEEIRALSKDELQMPVTMEDFTLTLKKISKSVSAADLEKYEAWMAEFGSV
- the katnal1 gene encoding katanin p60 ATPase-containing subunit A-like 1 isoform X1; amino-acid sequence: MQLLFSMNLAEICDNAKKGREYALLGNYDSSIVYYQGVIQQIHKHCQSLRDPALKVKWQQVRQELTEEYEQVKGIMGTLESFKSEKPVDILAPQPDERPEDPAVWPPPIPAEHRNPVAVKRPNSAVKQQRKDSPGLQHRGAGPGGRGQASAKPDRPGFRDARGTKAKDDKGKKGVGDAPGDVEQKKFDGTGYDSDLVDSLERDIVSRNPNIHWDDIADLEDAKKLLREAVVLPMWMPDFFKGIRRPWKGVLMVGPPGTGKTMLAKAVATECGTTFFNVSSSTLTSKYRGESEKLVRLLFEMARFYAPTTIFIDEIDSICGRRGTSDEHEASRRVKSELLVQMDGVGGALENDDPSKMVMVLAATNFPWDIDEALRRRLEKRIYIPLPTAVGRVELLKINLREVEVADDVDLDLIAEKIEGYSGADITNVCRDASMMAMRRRIQGLSPEEIRALSKDELQMPVTMEDFTLTLKKISKSVSAADLEKYEAWMAEFGSV